A window of Centroberyx gerrardi isolate f3 chromosome 6, fCenGer3.hap1.cur.20231027, whole genome shotgun sequence genomic DNA:
atctgtagaACCTCCAGAATATCCTGTCAGGGCTCACCAGGGAAGAGCTCATGGCATTTAAGCTgtggttttttcaaactgaAAAAGACATCACCCGGGTGGGTGACATGGAGGGTGACATTCTCGACCTGGTGGACAAGATGATAGAGCTCACTGGTAAGAAAAcacggcagcagcagctgttctAGATTTAGTAGGTATAGTAGAAATAGGGCCCAAAAGTTAGAGAAGTGAGTTTGTGACTATCAGGTTGCAGGTTTCAACACCTGGACCGTTTGGGATGGTGGGTGTGAAGTGAACATTGAGGTGGCTTTCACACTGGTGTTTTAGCCCGAATCTGGGTACAGTTCCTGTCAAAAGTTGGTAATGTGAAAGCTTTTTTCAAACTCGGGTGCGGACCAAGGAACCGCACCAAAGTTCACCTGTACTCGGCGGTCTGAGTACGGTTCCAAGCGAACTGTGGTACAATTCGCATCAGTGACAACACAGTCCGCACTCATTCAGGAAATAAAATCAACGAATGCATATGCTTCTGCTGCGATGTGATGGAAAATACATCTGTGAAGTCTGGCCAGTAGTGGGGCCGCAGTGAAGAGCTCACCCAACAGACGGGTGTGTAAATTGGCAGCAGTAGTTATTGTAGCAATAGTTGTAGCAGTTGCAGTAAAGTGCATTGCCACGCAGGTCAGGATTAGGCCCTGTGCAATGTATGAGGAGTGATAgatttgttgatgtttggtTATTTTTGTCATGCAGACCAAGATGAAGCCCTGTGGAACGGCATCAATAATTTACGACACATCAAAAAACTACAGGAGGCAGACGAACTGGAGAAGAACTGCAAGAGAGGTCAGTGAGCACTTCTCTGGTTTTGCTCCCAATTCAGGGGGACAAGTGGTTTGTCTGAGATGTCTGTTCAGCATGTCATTATCATATTTGTTAACATTCCTGAGAAAGGAATAgaatcccgcacactgtctataCTTGCATGATAATTTATGTTCATAATTAatgtttgcctgatgaaggGCGATAAACCAAACGTCGTATTAAATTATCAAGCAAGtatagacagtgtgcgggattcTATTCCTTTCTCAGCACCTACCTTTTTGATTGTTGTTCTACGCCGCTGTCACTCAAAGACCTTTAGGTGTGCAaaaatttcttttttcttgtgttAACATTCCTGTAATGAACACAATAGCCACTGTTTTCAGTGATTGCCCTCTTCACACTTGCTTTTCCCATGATTCATCTGGCACAGAGGGAAGGGTCATGAGTACTCTGTTGAACTATTCTTAACTGCCCCTGTTTTCCAGTGATGGAAATTCCTGCATGTTGGTGCGAATTCACCCCGTAAAGAAATGTGGTATTAACAGCTGAAAAGAGACAAACCATATTCTTCCTCCAATGTAGGACTTTGCTGTCAATAAAAAATCCATTCTGCTACATCTATTCCCTATCAAGCCATTTCTTGATTTTCTACAGGCACCATATAAATCAAAGGAGTATTAGGAAACCATCTCAGTCCAAGCTGAGACAGTTAAAACAAGGACAGAAAGACAATTTCCGTATGAGATCAATTAAGTATCACGTTACTATTAAAAGGCTTATGGctgttttcttacttttgttcttcaTCTTTCACGCCAGCGCTGGTCCGCTTTCATCTGAAGCAGTACTTAATCAGAAAACACCAGGTCATCTATGAGGGGGTCCCCGAGTCGGGAAAGCAGAACCTCCTTGACACCATCTACGTTGAGCCCCAGATTTCCACCTGTGGTTACGGAGGAATCGACCCCTGCCATGAGCTCCGACCGCACCCCCCCTCGCCTGTCCAGGTCCCCACCGCCGACACTTTTGTTGGGGTCAACAGCCTGTTCCGTATGCGTAAGGATAACGGCCAGCTGGTGAGGACAGTGCTGACCTCTGGGATTCCAGGAATCGGCCTGTCTGTCATTGTGGGCAGGTTCTCCCTGGATTGGGCAGAGGAGGTCGCCAATAAGGTGGGATATGATGAAAATTAATTCTACACCCTAACGTAACATGTAATTTTGTGTATGGATTCCCAAACTTTTGCTATACATTCTATCATCATTTAACTATCACTCATTTTTGATGGGGACCCCCTGGTCCACAGATCCCGCTAATTTAGTGAACATTTTTACGCAAAGCGCCTTATAGTACGATGAGATCGTACATTAGATTATCTTAAACAAAGTATAGGTCCGACTGGAAATTAATCTGTAATCCCGGAAGAGTTAGTggcatgctctacccattgagcaaCACTGGGCCACTTATGAATTCAATATTTTATTCACATTGTCAACATTTTATCTTATGTATAGcttggagggtttttttttttttttttttttgcggccAAGCCTTGTTCAAACCTACAGAACTttagatcccaaggtttccaaagataccaaacatttAATGCTgaattaagataagataagataagatagcactttattggtccccttggggaaattcaggtgccacagcagcaattgacgGACAATACCAAAGAAGTAAAGTAAGTCAAGTACaggtaataaagaaataaagaagaaataaaggaaatagcTACTAACATAGAATACatggataaaataaaatgatgcacaaacatctggattttttccatttgatgtaatggtgcagccataaaaatggcatcttgggtttcAATAGAAGCGTGCTATAGCTGCAATGAAGcattggaacgagcagatacagttTGATACTGAAAATGCTTTTTCTAACTTTGaggctacttaaggggaaatttaaggggaaactcagggtgcaagCACATGTGAATTCTGCAAATGGTTCTTTTACGCAAGTAGCGCAGAAGATTGATTTTGTTTCGATATTCTGTGTGCAATTGATACCATGTTCCCATCCATTTTTCTCAGGACCTGCAGTTTGTCATCCAGCTCCCATTCGAAAGCCTCTGGTCTCTCCGCAACCACCACCTTCCTCCTTCAAAGATGATGTCCATTATGGAGGTGATAGAATATCATCACTATGAGTGCAGCGGCATGACATTCCTGGAGGAGCCTGACTGTAGATTTCTCCTCATATTGGACTCGTTTGATTGTTACCAAACTGCTCTGGACTGGGAGGTATCtgccaatgcacacacacacttacagtacaCATAGACGTATTCTGTGTATAGGAGCAAGAAATATAACATGATAGCGGTACACACTTCTTAAGGCACTGCGCTAACAAATGGTAACCAGCAACAgatctgaagaaaaaaacaacaactaatactctgttttttttttctctggttcCTCCCTCCAGAATTCTCCAGAGATAACTGACATTTACACTCCAGCACATCCGGACGTCCTGATTGTAAATCTCATCCGAGGCACTCTGCTTCCCGCTGCCCGCGTCTGGGTGCTGGGGAGACGGGCAGCTGTCTCACAAATACCAGCTAAATTCATAGACACAGTCACAGAGATACAGggcttcaggtgtgtgtgtgtatgtgtgtttgtgtgtgtgtctgtgtgtgtgtgtgtgtgtctctatgtatgtgtctgtctttcttgtctgagtatgtgcatgtgtcagtCTTTTGATTGTTTGTGTGGGTGCGTGGGTGCGTGCGTTTATTTGTGTTCTATTGTTGCATTGAAAAGTACAGTGGTACCTGATCTGAGTGTTTTTTGCGTGTCGCATTATTATTTGCCATACATTTTTGCTAGAAAGACATACCCCAGATGACTTAAGATAATGATCCTTGCAACCCTTACaaccctgctgttctgctgctaACAAGTAAAAACGGGCAGGGAAACACTTATTGTAGTATCAGTTCAAAATCTTGTAATTATCAGTGTAATTAGTACATTAGAGTTAATAGTCTGAGGTTAAGTTGTGCTGCTTCTATGAAAACTGTCACAGAAGCTgaaattatatattttcttttatccaTTTCCATATTTATATCAGGCAGTGActgcacacatatgcatatgtTATCAGTGCTCACCACTgctattattcattatttaagTAAATGGACAAAAGCACAGTAAGTCATAACGTCCTGAACAAACAAAAGTAATCCCAGTCTCCATGCATCATGGATTAAAATCTCCATATACCCAAACGACCTCTGCTCATTTTTGCTGCTGTTACTTGCTCTGTTGGTGTACTTAATGCATTAATGTTGTAATTTAAATTTGTCTGATTGAGGCGTCCttgtggctcagtggtctaaagcTGTTTGCAGACTGTGCGATTGTGACCATCTTCTGCGTTCACTTGATGACGTCAGATGTCAGATGTAAAATCTTCATTATCAGCCTGACAGACTGTGCGAATTCAAGCCGTTCCACTGTCATATTGTGCGACTGATTGAGCGACGAGGCTGCTGACGGCACACCAACTGAGCTGCGACGCCCCGCGTCTGACGCTGAACAAAAGTGACCCAGGGAATTTAAAAATGCCGGCGGTAATGACAGCAATATTTTGCCCAAAAAGAGGAGTCTGCCCTCTTTTATTGTATCACAACAGATGTCAGTGGCTTCGTCACGCTTTATTTTTGggttgtttggttttgtttacattttatacagCTGGCGTGCTAATATGCCATCATTTCCTACTGGGCTCCCATTGGTCACTCACCAGAATAGTGTCGTGGCACCGGTCATACTACACCAATATGGGCCCAAATTTCTGACACTGCCGGCTGTGCTTGACCTTGTCACGCTGAACAAACAAAGACTGGCGACCATCGTTCACGACAAAAGATTTTTCCCAGACGTGAAAAATTTGTCTGGAATGGCATGAAAACGGACAAAATCGGACAGTTTTAGGTGCGTGCCATGTGGCCGCGATGTCtggggttcaaatccggcccaggacctttggcGCATGTCATTCCGCTCTCTTTGCTCATCTTTCATGTCTCTCCCCACTTTCATCTGTCTAGTAATGACAAAAAAGGTCGGCAGTAAGTTCTgtaaatttcaatttcagtcaACCAATCCAGTTTATTAATTTTCTGCTCTCGTTCCTCCAGTGATGAGATGAAAGATGACTTCCTGACCAGGCGCTTTATGGATCCAGGCTTAGCAGCGAACATCAAGGCCCATCACAAGCGCCTGCCGTCACTCAGAATGCTTTGTCGCCAACCCTTTGTCTGCTGGATGGTGGGCACGGTGTTCGAGCGCTGCTACCGTTACGAGGGCTATGGCTTGGATCCCCCCAAGCTCACGCCGTTCTACATCCACGTCCTGGTCGTCCAGACGAACCGCAAGCTGCTGCGCTACTATGGACAGAGGGAAAACGAACTGGTAGAGTGCATTTGTCTGCGGCAGGCCGTTTTGTCATTTATTCCCTAAGAAGCACAAGTCAGAAATTGGCCACTAGTACTTATTTTTTAGTCACTATTCAGGTACTAGTTACTAGTCACTATTGTAGTTTTACTAGTTGCTGTATAATAGATAGTACTTCTAATTTAACAGATGCTAGCGACTAATTTgtttattacttgtcacttatCTCTTTTTACTAGTAACAATTTAATAAATACTAGTAGTTATTTTCTAGTTACTAGtgaataatttcatttttgcaAGTCACTTTTATGTTCTTACTAGTAAAAGAAACTCACTAGTCAATATTTTAATTAGTACTAGTCTCTAATCTAATTCTAACTAGTTATTATGAATTAATTACTAGTAGGTATTTTTTTCCTATCCTAATGTTTACTTGTTACTATTCTGCTGTTACTAGATACTATTAATAAGTGACTAGTAGTATTTTGATAACTTCTAGTTTTTATATCTTGTCACCATGGTACTTGATATTAAGgacattctgtctgtctgtctgtctgtctgtctgtctgtagacacatttttgtgaacacaataactcaagaacaaaacttgatagaaacttcatactgacaccacaggttccccctatagagtagatgatctgatgagattttggagcaccttgctgtatagatttgcatattaatgagtaaaaaatacagatacagagtTCATGTTAACACCACCTATGTGTTAtttgaagacaagtatgttgtataattaatgcattaattagcttaatcaataacctcattagcataactggttatgtttaatatatcatggtgctTATGTTtaggacattaggcagctcaagtgcctcttgttattCCAAATGAAGATAACAACATTTTTGTTATTACtttttgttgtgttatttttatatgAAGAGTCAAGAGctgaaagttgaaattttaaGAATGTGGTTTCTATGCACTCTGGCTGGTTACATAATATCAAAGTATAtgctaacatacagtatgccaCACCTATCGAGATATACGGTTAGCAGTGCTAAACACTACCTGATATTCATAACTCAATTTAAGAAAAGGTAAT
This region includes:
- the nlrc3l gene encoding NLR family CARD domain-containing protein 3 — encoded protein: MDPDSEVERIFEPGNEEKWERPPSSYGSMRSDSEEEEVVQVNPSLVVPAALPEIPAQDVTGLQLIRSESPETFYTETTQQTKPLGACVIDTRSFGELEDLEEVDGEEEEDVVVADSPEPPSPVEPEEQMQTEVEDWDRKHPEQDMPHIFKNLQNILSGLTREELMAFKLWFFQTEKDITRVGDMEGDILDLVDKMIELTDQDEALWNGINNLRHIKKLQEADELEKNCKRALVRFHLKQYLIRKHQVIYEGVPESGKQNLLDTIYVEPQISTCGYGGIDPCHELRPHPPSPVQVPTADTFVGVNSLFRMRKDNGQLVRTVLTSGIPGIGLSVIVGRFSLDWAEEVANKDLQFVIQLPFESLWSLRNHHLPPSKMMSIMEVIEYHHYECSGMTFLEEPDCRFLLILDSFDCYQTALDWENSPEITDIYTPAHPDVLIVNLIRGTLLPAARVWVLGRRAAVSQIPAKFIDTVTEIQGFSDEMKDDFLTRRFMDPGLAANIKAHHKRLPSLRMLCRQPFVCWMVGTVFERCYRYEGYGLDPPKLTPFYIHVLVVQTNRKLLRYYGQRENELKWSDDDRSMLTKMGKMALKMLEKNISLFSEEDLKEHGLKVKEVVMFSGLCTELPTAASNGKKFCFIHFTFQEFMAAVYTFLMFCVEGRNVLGHHSGLHIPKLFMLKDQTKSAAGLVHSALGRTLSSPLGHYDLFLRFLCGMLCRENHNDLLRGLLSRHRTPQVGGLDEAEKLLQKTIDSAPAERRENLKECLRELTQQDD